The DNA sequence TTTTACCTCCTTTATCTGAATATAATACATATTTAGATAAAGTTTGGAAAAATCAATGGCTGACCAATAGAGGTGAATTAGTTTTAAAACTTGAAGAGAAACTCAAGAAGTATTTAAATATTACTAATATATTAGTTACTAATAACGGTACCGTCCCTATTCAAATAGCATTGAAAAATATTGCTGAGGGAGGAGAAGTTATTACTACACCTTTTAGCTTTGTGGCCACTACTTCCGCCATTATATGGGAAAGCTGTAAACCGGTGTTTGTGGATATTGATCCGGATCATCTGACTATAGATGAATATAAGATTGAAGAAGCAATTACAGATAAAACTACGGCAATATTAGCAACCCATGTGTTTGGTAATCCTTGCAATGTAAAAATAATTGAAAAAATTGCAAAGAAATATCAAATAAAGGTTATTTATGATGCAGCGCATTGTTTTGGAGTAGAGCATGACAGCAAATCCGTATTCGAATATGGTGATATAAGTACCTGTAGTTTTCATGCTACCAAGCTATTTCATACGGGAGAAGGAGGAGCTATATTTTGCAAAGATTCAGAATTGATGAAAAGGTTAAATTATAGTCATAATTTTGGATACACTGAAACCAATGATATATGTGGTGTAGGAATTAATGCTAAAATATCTGAACTACAAGCAGCAATGGGCTTGTCCGTATTACATTATATTGATTATATAATTGCTGAAAGGAAAAAAGTAGTAGATTTTTACAATGAATCTTTAGATTTTAGTAGATTAAAATCAATTCAAATAAGAGAAAATACTAAGTGGAATTACAGCTATTATCCCGTTATATTTAATTCTGAAAAGATACTATTAAAGGTATTACAAAAATTAGCAGAAGAAAATATTTTACCCAGACGTTATTTTTACCCTTCATTAAATACAATAAATTATGTTAAAGGTAATAAAATGCCTGTATCAGAGTCCATATCAGAAAAAATTTTATGTTTGCCTTTATATGTTGGTTTAGAAAATAGTGATTTAGAAATAATAACAAAACTTGTAAATAGGTATAGTGAATAATAATTTTATATTTTTAAAAAAGTAATCATTTATAAATTAAAACGGGATTCTTTAAAAATTTTTGTTAGTTATAGATATTTAGTAACTTTCAAATTAAATTGTATTTAATTTTAATTTAATAATATGATCAAATAGTAAATCATAAAATTCACATTATGAAAGTAAAAGAACCTGAGTCTAAATACAGAGTACGATTTGCAGATTGTGACCCTATAGGTCATCTTTCTAATCTTCGTTATTTTGATTATATGCTAAATGCTAGGGAGGATCACTGTTTAGATAATTATCAGTTAGATAATTTTGAACAATCTAAAAAAACCGGATGTTTATGGGTTGCTTTACAAAATCAGATTGCTTATATCAAAGAAGTTAGATATAATAAAGATATTATAATTACTAGTAAAATAGTAAAATATACAGACAGGACTAACACAGTTGAAGTGTTAATGTTAAATAAAGACAAAAGTTTGACACATGCTGTTTTATGGGTTACTTTAATATATTTTAATTTATCTACCCGAAAATCTGAAGTTCAACCGCAAAATTTTTTGGATTTGTTTCAAGAAATATGTGTAAGTATACCGGAAAATTTGTTTGAGGAACGAGTGGAAAGTTTAAGAAAACAAAATAAAAAAATTAGTTAAAAAAATAGATGATAGTAACTGAAACCACACTTAAAGGATGCTATATTTTAAAACCGCAATTTTTTGAAGATTCACGCGGATTTTTTATGGAGACATTTAATCTTGATACATTTGAAAAAAAAGTAGGATATAAACCCAATTTTGTTCAAGATAATGTCTCTAAGTCTTCATATGGGGTTATACGAGGTTTACATCAGCAGTTACCCCCCTATTCTCAAGCTAAATTAGTATATGTATTGCAAGGTAAAGTAATTGATGTTGCCGTTGATGTTCGAAAAAATTCTCCGACTTTCGGGCAATATATATCAGTTGAATTATCGTCAATCAATAAGAACCAATTGTTTATACCGAAAGGTTTTTTACATGGATTTTCAGTAATATCAGAATCAGTTATTTTTGCTTATAAATGTGAAGGATTTTAT is a window from the Apibacter sp. B3706 genome containing:
- a CDS encoding DegT/DnrJ/EryC1/StrS family aminotransferase, with the protein product MILEKRINVTKVFLPPLSEYNTYLDKVWKNQWLTNRGELVLKLEEKLKKYLNITNILVTNNGTVPIQIALKNIAEGGEVITTPFSFVATTSAIIWESCKPVFVDIDPDHLTIDEYKIEEAITDKTTAILATHVFGNPCNVKIIEKIAKKYQIKVIYDAAHCFGVEHDSKSVFEYGDISTCSFHATKLFHTGEGGAIFCKDSELMKRLNYSHNFGYTETNDICGVGINAKISELQAAMGLSVLHYIDYIIAERKKVVDFYNESLDFSRLKSIQIRENTKWNYSYYPVIFNSEKILLKVLQKLAEENILPRRYFYPSLNTINYVKGNKMPVSESISEKILCLPLYVGLENSDLEIITKLVNRYSE
- a CDS encoding acyl-CoA thioesterase, giving the protein MKVKEPESKYRVRFADCDPIGHLSNLRYFDYMLNAREDHCLDNYQLDNFEQSKKTGCLWVALQNQIAYIKEVRYNKDIIITSKIVKYTDRTNTVEVLMLNKDKSLTHAVLWVTLIYFNLSTRKSEVQPQNFLDLFQEICVSIPENLFEERVESLRKQNKKIS
- the rfbC gene encoding dTDP-4-dehydrorhamnose 3,5-epimerase, with amino-acid sequence MIVTETTLKGCYILKPQFFEDSRGFFMETFNLDTFEKKVGYKPNFVQDNVSKSSYGVIRGLHQQLPPYSQAKLVYVLQGKVIDVAVDVRKNSPTFGQYISVELSSINKNQLFIPKGFLHGFSVISESVIFAYKCEGFYHKESELGVNPLDKDLNIDWGIDAGDRIISEKDLNAISFKEFKPVEL